Proteins co-encoded in one Candidatus Nitrosocosmicus arcticus genomic window:
- a CDS encoding MEDS domain-containing protein, whose amino-acid sequence MHVENASNTISESDYGTHTLVVYQDLETLREFYSYYVKKRVEEKNEVIQLAPFYETEDSVRKSLSKGQISIDIEKWEKDEKALIIIDSLKKYLGIELLESDYNSNKNLVEYAKAMGKSGVSILGDKGAFPYRHRMEDLVNYELSLPSKYDMDLKRVCLYHKKDFNRLSEDQKQKLVNHHLIAIKI is encoded by the coding sequence ATGCATGTAGAAAATGCATCAAATACTATATCAGAATCAGACTATGGGACTCATACATTGGTGGTCTATCAGGATTTAGAGACGCTAAGAGAGTTTTATTCGTACTATGTAAAAAAAAGGGTTGAGGAAAAGAACGAAGTTATTCAACTAGCACCGTTTTATGAAACTGAAGATTCTGTCAGGAAATCTCTGTCGAAAGGTCAGATATCAATAGATATTGAAAAATGGGAAAAAGACGAAAAGGCATTAATAATTATCGATTCTTTAAAGAAATATTTAGGCATTGAACTTCTAGAATCTGATTATAATTCTAATAAAAATTTAGTGGAATATGCTAAGGCGATGGGAAAATCCGGTGTATCAATCTTAGGAGATAAGGGTGCGTTTCCTTATAGACACCGAATGGAGGATCTTGTAAATTACGAATTGTCTCTGCCCTCTAAATATGATATGGATTTGAAGAGGGTGTGTCTGTATCATAAAAAAGATTTTAATAGACTGTCAGAAGATCAAAAACAAAAGTTAGTAAATCATCACCTCATTGCTATAAAAATATGA
- a CDS encoding response regulator, translated as MSLLSAHSIIVVDDEPDLASLFKEFLKKQGYDVVSFTDPVLAFEYFKESVDKHSLIITDLRMPGVCGIDLAKNIREINSKVKIFLMTAFDTQDLEDREDFKIAGIDRLLQKPIRFSDLRMMINDALKK; from the coding sequence TTGTCATTGCTATCTGCACATTCAATCATTGTAGTGGATGATGAACCGGACCTTGCATCTCTTTTCAAAGAATTTTTGAAAAAGCAAGGATATGACGTAGTCTCTTTCACTGACCCGGTATTGGCTTTTGAATATTTTAAAGAATCTGTCGATAAACATTCCTTGATAATAACAGACTTGAGAATGCCAGGTGTATGTGGAATAGATCTTGCGAAGAACATAAGAGAGATTAATAGTAAGGTAAAAATTTTTTTGATGACGGCTTTTGACACTCAAGATTTGGAAGATAGAGAAGACTTTAAAATTGCAGGAATTGACAGACTACTTCAAAAACCTATTCGGTTTTCTGATCTCCGAATGATGATAAATGATGCCTTGAAAAAGTGA